Below is a genomic region from Triticum dicoccoides isolate Atlit2015 ecotype Zavitan chromosome 5A, WEW_v2.0, whole genome shotgun sequence.
GCCGGCTCAGGGCTCGAGCGACGCGACGCCCACGCCGCACGCCGGCGGGTCTTGAAGGCGCTTGCAGAGGCCGTCTTAAGGCAAGGCAGGTGCGCGAGTCTTTAAGATATCTGCTACCGTAGACCAATTCATGACGAAACCCCTCAGGAATAGACACCCTATCCTTGATCCTACCCTTGACAGTCGCAATGGTGTCGGACCTCGCAACCTCCACGGTTATGATCCGCCCCCCAGGGACCCTGGCAAAGATCACTTCCGCTTCGGTATAATTCCCCCTGAACACATTAACGGAGGAGATCTCTCCATACCCCTTCATAATAAATGGTATGATGGTCTTTTTTTTTAAAATACACCAGCGAATTTTTTTCGAGACAGCCCGCGAAAATAAACAGGGGCTAACAGTATCCTGGGCCGGCCCAACAGCAAGTCGTCTATCTGAAACACTGGAAAATCCTAAAAAAATGTGCATGCGACAGGTATTGAACACATGACCTTGCACTCTCAATGAAATGAGCTAACCACTAGACTGACCCAATTATAATGACAAAAGAGCAGCGCGGTGTCTTAAGACTATTAACAGCTACATAGCTGAAcaattttttagaattttgaacGTGACTTTTTTGAACGCAAAAGAAATTCAAAATTGATTTTTTAACATGCATACAAATTTTCCGAAAAGTAGAACAGATTTTAAACTCTGAATAAATTTTGAAAACCGCTAtttttttgaaattctgaataatatttgaaaacacaaacaagttTAAAAATCTTATTTTTTTTCTGAAAATGCAACCATTTTTTatattttcaatttttttgaaaaatatgaataaataaataaatatgatgCACATTTTGTAGCAttgcaatttaaaaaaaaatgaGTAACCATCTAAAAGGTTCCAGACTAGAAAACCGGCCTGGTATCAACAATTAAAGAATTCTTTTTAAATCATAGTTCTTGCCACCCATTGTGCCATCAGGTGTGTGCACGTCATCGTAAGGGAAATCCTTTCTAGAAAATCTATCATCGCACATCATCGTAAGGGAAATCTTTTTAGGAAATCTATCaacacattctcttcttcttctttcatgtTACCGGGTTTGTACGACACACCGGCTTTATTCAATTTCTTTATTACTCTCTACATTGTTGAATGTGTAAAAAAGTGCTATGGGACGGACTCTTCCGACTTAGGCGAAACCTCTATGTTGTACATGACGTACTTGTGGACTTTCATTAAATATACTCAAATTTTGCAGGCAAATGGGCATTGTCATCCTAGCACTCCATGCAAAATTTAAACGAATTCGGACACCAAACACACGTTGGGTCACGTCCGATCAGTATTTTAGGGATTATTCACctggaaaaccctagaaaatgtgTGAAATGTCAAAAATAGATGAAACTTGGTTTGGATGCTATCCATGAAGATAGAATGATGTGGAAAAAATTTGGGTCTATTTGATGAATATGTAAAAGAAAGTGCTATGGGACGGACTCTTTCGACTTAATCAAAACCCCTACGTTGTACATGATGtacttgcactagtagaaaataaGGCTTTGGTCATATCTCAATATACACATTAGttccggttgcattacgaaccgggactaatgtgagcattagtcccgcttCGAGCGGCTAAAAGTATTAGTCTCGGTTTAAATGGgaaagtcccggtttgagacacgaaccgggactaaagggtgtgatgccctttagtcccggtttgtgtctcaaaccgggactaaaggggtcatgGTATCTATATTATGTACTCCATATTTTCGTCTTTGTGTGGTTTAGAAACCAACTTCTAGAAAAATATTTTAGAAATTTACTCATGATTTATGAGACAAAATCGCATAGTCATTTTTTTGGGGGGAAATCATATAGTCATATGTAAGTCACATATTATTGCGAGTATTAATAGGCCCAAAGttttagtttcgccccgggcccccaaaacctcaggaccggccctgccgggggctaatgggccttgatgggccctagtggacagagaggggccggccagggcaggtcgcgcgccccctccccttgagtccgaataggacaaggaagggggcgcccccttgcctttcccctctcccattccttccttccccctcctagtgggattaggaaaggggagtcctactctcactaggaggaggactcctcctcttggcgcacagtcctagggctggccggcctccccccttgctcctttatatacgggggcaggggaccccatggacacacaagttgatcagttgatcttttagctgtgtgcagtgcccccttcaccataatccacctcggtcatatcatagcggtgcttaggcgaagccctgcatcggtagcatcatcatcaccgtcatcacgccgtcgtgctgatggaactctcccacgaagctctgctggatcgtgagttcgtgagacgtcatcgagctgaacgtgtgctgaactcggaggtgccgtgcgttcggtacttggatcggtcggatcatgaagacgtacgactacatcatccgcgttctcataacgcttccgcttacggtctacgagggtacatggacgacactctctcctcttgttgctatgcatcaccatgatcttgcgtgtgcgtaggaaaattttaaaattactatgttccccaacataaaggccctctagaaccgggactaaaggcccattttctactagtgttgtgCACTTTCATAAAATATAGCCAGAATTTTCAGGTTGCTGGGCATGGTCATCCTAGTACTCCACACAAAATTTGGACGAATTCGTACAAAAAACACACGTTGCGTCACGCCCGGTTAGTATTTTAGGGATTTTTCACGCAAAAAACTGTAGAAATTGTACGAAATCTAAAAAATAGATGAAATATGGCATGGCCGCTTGCCATGATGATAGTATTCAGTGGAAAAAATTTGGGTCCATTTGATGAATATGTAAAAAAAATGCTATGGGACGGACTCTTCCAAATTAACCGAAACCCCTATGTTGCATATGATGTACTCATGGAATTTAAGAAAATATACCCAAATTTTGCAGGTAGTTGGGGAAAATGGCTATTTTTCTTCTCGTTCGTCTTTCCTCTCACTTGGACATAGATTGTTTGCACgaatttttgaaaaaaatcatgggTTTTAGAAAAAGTTTGTAAAAATTGAGACAGGTTTGTGGATCTAAAAATtgttcatgtatttgaaaaaaaatcagtgATTTGAGAAAAAAGTTCACAGGTTTAAGAAATTAGACACGGACTTGAAACACAGTTCACGAATTTATGAAAATTTCAGGATTTTAGAAAAATTCCGTGAATtttagaaaggaaaagaaaatgaaaatgaaaaaagaaaaggaGATCGAGAAAAAAAACAATAGAAAATTGGCTAGACAAAACCAGGAAAAAAGTAAAACAAGGCATTGCCTTTTTTGTTTACGTATGTCTGAGGGCATGGCTGCGGCCGAGAAACATTTGTAGAACACATGGGTGCATAGGTTGCTCACGAGTTGTTTACCATAAGAATAACAAAAGTTGCAATTTGTACACCAGCATCAGCATACAAAAGTTGCCTGATGAGTTGCTCTGCCAGTTGGTTAGTGGCACTGTATGAATACAACGTGGTAATGAGTTTGAATCTCACTACCTGCATCTATTTTTGAATATTAAAAATATATTAATAGGCCGACCCTGTGGGTGTTAGTACAGAATTGGATTCCTCGTACGTACGGCCTATACAGCGTACAACGGAACATGCGTATGAAAATGAATATGATGAGTGAAAAGACTATATTGCCCTTTATACGTTTTGGAGGAGGGTTGTACCGTAGCGGGGCATCTTCGGCATGGTGGACGACTGTGCCTCCAGCCTATCTATGAACACTTCGGTCAGTGCATTCTTCGAAGTTATTAGCGCGGCTCGCAGCAACGCAACAGCCTGCAAGAATAACGGAAATCATCGGCAAAAcccccaacaaacttaatttacgCATTATTAGTTATGTGCTAATTTGCAAGCTAGATTACCTCCTGCTTCCCTACGGTAATGTCAGTCTCCAGTACCATAGCCTTGTTCCTCCCAGACCAATACTTCATCACAGACATGGCAGTTGCCTGATGTATAAGCAGATCATCGCCTACGACGTACTTTCGGTCCTCGACAATCTCAGGGTGGAAGCAGTAGCGTGCTAGCTCTGGCATCGTGTCCTTCCGACACCGACAGTCAAGCGGCCGGCACCGGTCGGACAAGATGTTGCTCAAAATGTCAAACGGCATAACGCTTGGATCCAGTAACATCACACCAGGGAGGCCACCTGTGAAGCACCCAGCATTGGCGAGATCGACAACGCTGCTATAGAGATTTGTGAAGCACCTGCCAAGATGGCAAGTGACAGCTCCTGTGTGCTTGATCACGCAGCTCGCAGGGTAAGTCAAGAAACCCATGAGCAGGTCCACGAACTCACGGTTGCATTCAGCATACATGACCTTCTTTTTATATGTGTCATAGAAAATCTTGATCTTGCTTTCTGGGAAAGAACCTGCGGAATCTTGATCGGACGGTGGAATTTTCCGATCGATGCTCGGTTTCGCGGTAGCATGAGCAGCCTTGCCATCAGGTTCATTTGTTAGGAATGCATCACTGAGCACGGTATCTGATGAAAGGAAGGCCTTCAGCATGGATGAAACCTAAATCACAATTAAGCCCAGGTATTAGAAAAAAGAGGGGGTTCTACTCCAACGGTAAATTTTTTGTATATACTAGTATAGTACTATGCTGATGAAAATCGATCGTCTTACAGTGAGCCAGCTGACGGTCACTTCCAGCTCCTCAAAGCCATGGGCGATTCCATTAGAACCGAACGCTTGAGGCAGCGACTGTATGACTCCTGTAGATGCTGGCTTGATTGTCATGTCATCACTGATCACAAACCGTCCTGTGCCACGTACAAAGGTCTCTTTTCTGGCCACTTGCTCATAGTTGTAGACATGAAAAACTCTGGCCATAACTAGGCAACACTTGCAAGACCCGGTAGGAGCTTTGTTGCAGTACTTGCTAGCTGACTTACAGTCCCTGGCAATGAGATTTAATTTAATTagtcaagctaatcatgaagaataaCTGAAATGACACATAGATCATACTCccaccgttccaaaatagatgactcaactttgtactaactttgtaaaattagtacaaagttgagtcatctattttggaatggagggagtactagatatgtATGCATACTGGAACACATCGTTGTGAGCAGGCGTGAGAAGCATGCCATGGCAGGCCTCGACCTTTAGCAGACCACTGTCCCTGAGGCGGTCCACGCTGCCGCAGAGGTTGGAGAGGCACCCCGGCGATGGCACGCCTGGTGCGCCGGACTGGAGGGCGGAGAGCGGCAGCGTGAGGAAGGAGAGGAGAACGTCGACAAAGTCGGAGCCAGCGTCAGCGAAGACCACGCGATTCCGCGACCTGTCCACGGCGAGCTTGATCTTGATGGCAGCCATAGCTGATAGCTCTCGGAGGTGGAGTCCAAGGGGCAAGGCGACGGAATGCTGGTGGCCGCTTGCGCGCGGCGTGTTTAAGTACCGCCGGAGAGGATGAGATCACGTTCGCACGCATGGGGAATTGAGCTAGTCATTAAAGTGTGACGTCTTGGGAGCTTGGAGAGCCGCCATGGGTAATCAAGACTGGTCGCCGAATCCAATGAGGCCAAGCTCAGACTGGTTCGCCACTCTTTCGGCGCGGTCGCGACGTTTGGATGTTGTCTCGTCTCAGAAATACTTATTACAAAATTATTTTTTAACCCAAAGCTCGTGGGTATTCCATTAAGTTTAATCCAGAAAAATAGTAGGTAAAACATGATTTACCATGATAGAGATGACAATCGAATGAAGCAACAAGTTGTTGAAACTAGTCATGTAATCAAGATCATAAGAAATAAACATCATATCTCTAACACAGAGGATAAGATGACATACGGAGCACCGGAAGAAGATGTAGGTGTGTCGTTCATCATGTCGCAAAAAAGGTCCTCGGTTGGGGAAGAAGTCGCCATTGGAGAACTCATTGTCAGGTATATTACCGTTCACAGTCACATTGAACAAAGATCCAAATAGTCGAGCGGGACGCTCCCCAAAAACTTGATCGGCCCTCTCCAGTATCGGATCACAAGAGGAGGGGGTTTCAGAATCCTTTTTTCGAGCGAGATGGAAAAGAGGTAGGCGACGCAAGATTCTAGAATGAGGCCAAGAGTTGTGTGCATTCCGCCAATATGGAAAGAGGAACGACCTCTTATCCTGTGCCTCGAACATGGAGAGGAAGAGAAACATAATTGCTTTCCCACTAAGGAGGCGAAGAGAACCAAAAACCAATCCACTATGAAAAAACTGGTTCGGATTCTCACTAGTTGAAAAACGTTTCAACATTGATCTTGCGTGCCAAAAATAAGGCATTGGGTACATGTGGCATAGGTCCTAGCGCGGCTCGATCACGAAGCACAACGGCTTGCGACGCGAGGCGGGCTGTGGAGGAGGAACGTGTGTGTGTATGTTCTCTTCTCAAGCTCTTCGTGATATATGAAACAACTTTCTTTATAAAagcatcttcaatagatgatgcaaatttgaagatgtaaaaatttacatctaaaaaataaaaaatgccaaCTCCAACCGACGATGTAAAACGGAGATGTAAAAGACTAACTCCAACAGAAGATGCTAATTAGAGATGTAAAATCTAAAAACTTCCAACTACTACTTCTTTCAACATAGTTCAAACTACTTCATTTCATCATACTTCATGAAATTCATACATAGGTCAAACATAGAAAACATTAAAAAAACGACtagcccaactaatccaaactactccctccgtctaggtgcatTAAGGTGCACCGCAACCTAGGcgcaaagagattgaactaggaaaATAATTGAATGACGGAtgaagccaatcacatcattcttttcTCAACTAAAAATGTGCTATTAATAGAAGTCCTCTTTCAATACCAATAGCGTGCCACAGAAATTGCATGCAATAATCCTTCAATTAATAGATGAAGTCTAATTAATATGCATgcaactagtactccctccagtcctttttactcTACACATTagctttgtctgaagtcaaagtttgctaagtttgaccaaatttatattacaaaatattaacatctataacatctaataaatataatatgaaaatatattctgagatggatctaataataaatgtgttgttatgtgaatgttaataattttttgtataaacttggtcaaagttggatgagattgatttcagacaaacctaatatgcagagtaaaaaggaccggagggagtactactctttCGCGCcttagtgttttgggattatttggttttcgtaaggtgacttatacacctagacggaggaggTACTCGTCGTCCGAGGGCGTCCACTACTCGTCGTCGTTATCATCGGAGAGCCCCGAGGactcctcgtccgcctcctccgaGGACTCGATGGGGATCATCGTCGAGGGGGCGGCCTCGTCCTCCTTCTtcacctccttctcctcctcctcctcctcctcctcctcctcctcctcctcctccNNNNNNNNNNNNNNNNNNNNNNNNNNNNNNNNNNNNNNNNNNNNNNNNNNNNNNNNNNNNNNNNNNNNNNNNNNNNNNNNNNNNNNNNNNNNNNNNNNNNNNNNNNNNNNNNNNNNNNNNNNNNNNNNNNNNNNNNNNNNNNNNNNNNNNNNNNNNNNNNNNNNNNNNNNNNNNNNNNNNNNNNNNNNNNNNNNNNNNNNNNNNNNNNNNNNNNNNNNNNNNNNNNNNNNNNNNNNNNNNNNNNNNNNNNNNNNNNNNNNNNNNNNNNNNNNNNNNNNNNNNNNNNNNNNNNNNNNNNNNNNNNNNNNNNNNNNNNNNNNNNNNNNNNNNNNNNNNNNNNNNNNNNNNNNNNNNNNNNNNNNNNNNNNNNNNNNNNNNNNNNNNNNNNNNNNNNNNNNNNNNNNNNNNNNNNNNNNNNNNNNNNNNNNNNNNNNNNNNNNNNNNNNNNNNNNNNGCGGTGGATGCGGGCGGGACCGGGGTGTGGGCGggacgacgacggcggtggtggatgCGGGTGGATTGGAGATGTGCGGGCGGGGGCAGGGCGGCTGCAGATTCGTGGCGTCCGGCGGTGTAACCATCGGCGGGGGTGCGGGAGGGGGGGGTCAGGCGTGGCAGTGCGACGGCGACACGCGGCAGGTGGGTGGGCGGGCCACGACAATGTGGCaggcagcgagaggaagaagaggaggaggaaggaagtgaaaTGAACGACATTTGGTGGGTTGGCAGGCGGTTGCGTTTTTACATCTTCATATGGTGGAGATGCAAATTTGCAACTCGAAGTGTTGTATTTTACATTTCTGGAAGGCGGAGATGTAATTTttttttgcatctacatcatctGCTGTAGAGCTGATTTTGGGTTTCGAAGATGCAAAAGTTAGATGTTTTTGCATCTACATTTTCTATTGAAAATGCTCTAAGTTGGTCTCATATATCTTTCACTAGCGGAGCGGGACTAAATTTTTCACACCCCTCTGTCATGCATGAATGGCCACATGGGCCTCCGGAGCGAATAATTCCAACATGTCCAACCATCTATTTGTTGCTTTTTGATCTGTGTGAACGCCTCTTTCTTTTATCTCAAATGAAACAATATATGAACTTTAAAGTTTGCAGGTCAACAATACATTAGAACAATTAAGTGCGGAAAAACTTTTAAATTTCTATTTACAGCATAAATACTATAAAAAATATttcttaacaagaaaataaatatcaTTTTGTATATTTATTCCAGAAAAAAAAACTCCTTTCACAAATTGCGGTTCCATTGTTTTGTTGATCTATAAAGTCTGGAGTCCATATGTTTTTTTCATTTAAGAGAAACTTCCGTGTAAGTAAGTTAATATTTGAGTAGCACACATCTCAAAGCAGTATTGGACATCTTAGATAAGGGGTGCAGTGCACATGTGTTCACAAAAACTTGTCTCATTTTGAGCATAATAATAATAGCAATTTTTCCTATGTTGATTGTTTGACCTGTAGGATcgaattttatatattttttaaaaaaaatcattgcaCTACATTTTATAGGAAATTTTCATCCAAAAAACATGAAAAAGATTTGCGCTAACGGATAGAGAAGGTAATATGTGGTGGGTGACCACACTGACTTGTTTTGGCATTGAACTCGCTGAACCAACCTTCTTCAAAGAAGCCTCCCGGAGCGAGCACCAGAGGCATCAACGGGTTGTCCTAGTATATATCACTTCCACAGACCATGTCAGTACGGTCACATCTTTGGCATACTACTCGGATGTGTTCAAGGCTACGCTGTCTTTGCTACCGACCTCATTTCCTGCATGTTTTCAAGAAAATCTATCATCTAATGGAAATTCCATCCTGGTTCAAGGTACTAAGAGAAATGAAGTAGACACTAGGAGAACATACGTGGCTCCCACCCATAGATTCATAGCCTTTTTTGGCAGTGTAACGGATGATTCATGTTGCATTGGTCATTCCCAGGCCCCTCCCATAGACCCATCTGCCAAAGGGCCACAACcacacatagctcgaacacaatcttgGTACTACAAGTTCAAAACCAAAACCATGCATGATGAGAAATCTCAGGATGCTCCCAATTAATATAAATCATCCATTTTTCACCATCCAATGGATAGTTCATATAACGAATATTAAGATCCCATCAAAGACTAAAAAAATTTAACTTCACACTTCTTTTGAGGGCTGGGGGCAATGCCCCCCCCCCTCCCAGATAGTATGTGGTGGGTGACCACACTGACCATATTTGGATTGTTTTTGACGATGAACTAATCGAACCAGCCTTCTTTGAAGTAGCCTCCTTGAGCGATCACCAGCGGCTTCAATGAGCTGTTGCCTAGTATATATGTTTTCCACAGCATAGTCACGTCTTTGGCATACCAGTCAATGATGATCGAGGCTCCGGTGCGGTGCATTTGCCACCGACCTCATTTCCTGCACATTTTGAAGAAAATTTGTCATCTCTAACTGAAATTCCATCTTGGGTTACGGTACCAAGAGAAATGGAGAAGACACTAGGAGAACATACCGAGCTCCCACCCATAGATTTCGTAGCCCTTTCTGGCGGTGTAACGGATGAGCCATGTTGCATTGGTCATTCTCAATCTCCTCCCGTAAACTTGTCCGCCAGAGGGCCACAACCATTGAGAGCGTTCAACTCGAACACAATCTTGGTGCTGCAAGTTCAGAACCAAAACCGTTCATGAAAGAGATCTTAGGGTGTTCCCAATTAATATAACCGCCCATTTTGCGCCATCTAATGACAGTTCATATAACCAATATTAAGATCCCATCCAAGACCTCCAAAAAAATTAACCTCACACTTCTTTCCAGGGCTAGGGCAATGCACCCCCCATACACATAGCATCACCACTGTTTTTCTTGGCTCCGCCCTCCTTCCATCAGAATGTGACTGCTACATAGCATGCGAATTGTGGTGGTGGGCTATATGGTTGCTGCTTGTCGGGGCTAAAAAAGGTTCGCTTTGAACAATCACGACTATCCAACAACCGGATACCAAAGAAAAAGGTAACGATATGGTTTCTTTGAACAAAAGAGGGATTGTGTCATCTCATCTCGTTGACCAGCAATCTCTACTCTGGTGTGGCCAACAAATATTAATGTGCCAACTACTTGGTGTGTGACAAACCTCATGTGGCTTCAAATTCATAGACCAACCTCTCATGTCTTCAAATATCAATGTACCATCTACTTGGTGTGACCAACCTTTTGTAGCTTTGAGATATGCCATATCTACTCGGAATGATAAAATTTTTGTAAGCATTTAATACATATAAATGTACTAGGGATATGTACAACCTTTGTAGCATCAAGATGTATGAAATTGACTCGGTATGGTCAACAACTTGTAGCTTCTAGATAAACCTAGTTTACTTGGTATGGATTGTAGATCCAATATCAAAAGACAAAGGCCAGGGCTCACAAATATTTCCTATTTGATCTCCTGACTATTATAGAATTATTGCTTAACTGATTGGGTGACTACGAGAGCAGTTGTACCTCCAACATACCTGTGATCGAACACAAGGTTTGACGTCATGTGCATCCATTCAAACATattattcttgtagtaggagaggaCATTGCTGTTAACAGTGAGGCGAACGTGGTGAATCCCTGCTCCTAAGCTCCATGGATCTATTCTTCACTAGGTGTTATGTTAGTGAGTGAGTGTGTTTATGTAAATTATACTTTGTGTTTCTTAACAAATTAAAAAAAATAGTAACGTTCTTGAGGAGATGGTCATGAATTCGATTTGCATTCTTTCCAAGGATGAGAGCGCAAATTGTGAAGTTCTCCAGATGGCCTCAACAGACCAGTCATGTTTGTGCCACGAGTCGGAAAAGGCTCTCTCTTTCTCTAACGCCCTTGACGTCTTTGATCTTCCCACAGCATATCTCAATCTCTACCCAATCAAAATCTTCCTACATTGAACCACTAGAATAAAGTTGCCCCATTGCCACACAAGGGGTTTTAGCTACTAAGAGTAGTAATTGGTGATTGTTGTTGGTGTTgaatttgttaattcacag
It encodes:
- the LOC119300241 gene encoding uncharacterized protein LOC119300241, whose translation is MAAIKIKLAVDRSRNRVVFADAGSDFVDVLLSFLTLPLSALQSGAPGVPSPGCLSNLCGSVDRLRDSGLLKVEACHGMLLTPAHNDVFQDCKSASKYCNKAPTGSCKCCLVMARVFHVYNYEQVARKETFVRGTGRFVISDDMTIKPASTGVIQSLPQAFGSNGIAHGFEELEVTVSWLTVSSMLKAFLSSDTVLSDAFLTNEPDGKAAHATAKPSIDRKIPPSDQDSAGSFPESKIKIFYDTYKKKVMYAECNREFVDLLMGFLTYPASCVIKHTGAVTCHLGRCFTNLYSSVVDLANAGCFTGGLPGVMLLDPSVMPFDILSNILSDRCRPLDCRCRKDTMPELARYCFHPEIVEDRKYVVGDDLLIHQATAMSVMKYWSGRNKAMVLETDITVGKQEAVALLRAALITSKNALTEVFIDRLEAQSSTMPKMPRYGFSSVSDRRLAVGPAQDTGYGEISSVNVFRGNYTEAEVIFARVPGGRIITVEVARSDTIATVKGRIKDRVSIPEGFRHELVYGSRYLKDSRTFADYNLGRECTITNEFFNK